The following is a genomic window from Tripterygium wilfordii isolate XIE 37 chromosome 19, ASM1340144v1, whole genome shotgun sequence.
TGGAGTTGATTGAGACCCATATTCAGAAACTCCAATTTCTTTCCAGAGCaaatatttgttggaatttGACCAGTGAACTTATTATTGGTGAACTCTAACTCCACTAGGCTGCTGTTTATTCCCAAGTTCTGAGGTATGACTCCAAAGAACATATTATTAAACAACGAAATGGTTTTAAGCTGCTTGAGCTCAGCCATATGGTCTGGAAGTTCCCCAGAAAGACTGTTATTATACAAAACCACACGCTCAAGGCTTGGAATCTTCCAAATGCTAACAGGAAATTCACCGGTTAGGCGGTTCTCTAATAGTTCAAGCCACTCTAGTTCAGTCAGCATTCCCAATTCACTTGGAACTGCACCCTCGAGTTGGTTCCGAGCCAACAGCAACCTCCTCAAGGACTTGCACTTTCCTAGTTCAGGTGGAATTGTCCCAGACAAATGATTTTCAGAAAGGTAAAGAAATGAAAGCTTATCTAGTAGGCCAAAAGAAGATGGGATACTGCCCACCAAGTTGTTTCCCTCGGCATAAAACTGCGTTAGGCTGCTACAATTGCCCAAAGCTGTGGGAAGACCTCCTGTAAAGGCATTGAATGATAAATCCAAAGCTTTTAACTTCTTGCAACCACCCAATCCCAAATAAATGCTACCCTCAAAACTGTTATAGCTGAGATGCAATTCATGTAGGTTCTCCAGATTGTTTAGACTACTAGGCAACTCTCCAACCAATTGGTTTTGATACAGAGAAAGTCTTTCCAATTTACTACAGCTCCCAATAGAATATGGAATTGTACCAGATAGATTATTGTTATACAAGTATAGATCCAAAACTTCACTCAAGTTACCGATATTCCTAGGAATCGAACCACTAAGGCTATTATCATTTAAATATACATATGTCAGGTAAGGAATCTGAAACAACGATTCAGGTATTTCACCCCTCAATAGATTAGAATACAAATTTAAGAACTGTAAATTTTGCAAATCTTTCAAGCTATTAGGTATCTCTCCATGGAATCCATTCCCGGATAAATCCAACAGATCAAGTCGACTACAATTGCCAATCTGTGGTGGTATTCTGCCGCTGAAATTGTTCAAGCTCAAATCAAGACTCTGCAAGCGGATCAAGCGTCCAATTTGAGGGCCCAATTGACCACTAATGTCATACCCAGAGAGATTCAGATGCACCACATTGAAGGCACGATCACATTGTACGCCCGCCCATGAACATGGGTTGGAATCAGAAGCATTCCAGGTCGAGTTTATGGAAGGAGGCAAAGAGTTCCAATCCCCCATGAGTGACAATAAAGTCAACCCATCCGAACTCAAAGCAGTAACATTCACATAGTATACAGAGAGACAGCACAACAGGAAGACAAGGTGCATGGTAGTAAGATCGAGAATAACTTAAAATGGAGAAATACGGGATTCAAGAGCTTACCCGCTTGAGTTTGCAATCAGCAAGTAATTCTTGAGTTgctgaaaaagaagaagtaattCTCAAGTTATCATAGAAAATGATGAGATGGTTATTCTTCTCCTTCAACTTGGagattttataatatatgttagATTGGCAGCATTCAAGAAGCATCTTGCTAAGTCTGTGATTTTCCCATGTGATTGATCAAAAGAGTCACTTCAATGGTTAACTAGTGGGTAGTGTGCATCCTGCGTCCTTCGAAGTTCCAAATTCCAATGGTGAGAAAGTCAAAACTGTGCGTCTACTCGCTCGTTGAGTCAAAGTGTCAAACTTGcactaaataaatatattattattgccATGTGATTTTCGTTTgatcaaaaataaatatattatttggtTAGATTTCTATTGTTTCTATTTTCCTGATAATCTTGCTTCTCCGTATACCTATGAATTTCTATGCTTGGAATCCTTTGAGTCGTCGCTTTTGCTTTCAATCGGCTATTATACTTCGAGAGTTCAAAGTCTTTGCGCAAGATTGAAGATCAAAAGCAAGAAATAGAGGAGGAAGAAGTAGAGAGAAGTAAGAAATGTGTTTTCATTCTCATTCAGTAAAAAGTTCAGTTACAAACAACGGCTATAAGCCTTATAAATACAAATTTGAATTGCCAGCTGTTGTCAACGTTAATATTATTGACAAGTCTGtacaacataaaaaataaaataaagtaaatacTAATTGTGGATTCAAAGGCTTGGGTAAGATATCCAAATAAAAGGAAGCCCAAAAAGTAAATAAGAATAAATTCAAATAACCGGCCCATGTGTGAATAAAAGCCCAAGGTCAGACTTAAGACTATAACCAGATAGGGCAGGAAGAATTCGAAGAAAGCAGATGCAGTTTCAAGGGACCAGACGAACTGAACCAGAAGACCTGAATCTTGTCGTAGGCGTCGTAGAATGCTAAGAGTTGGAGTGTTAGGGTTTTTGGGATTTGGGTGGAGAGCTAATTTGGGTTTTCGtctatttgatttatatgggAAGTTTCGGTTTCCTTCATTGTAACTGATAAACATTCCTATTTTACAGAGAGGGATGGTGTTGTCACAGAAGCTTCATGAGGCCTTCAAGGGCATGGTGGAAAGAATTACGGGTCCCCGTACAGTCTCTGCCTTTAAGGAAAAGGGTGTGCTTAGCGTTTCCGAATTCATTATTGCTGGTGACAATCTCGTATCCAAATGCCCCACCTGGTCTTggtataatttaatttttcatagccttttttttttttctctcctctgaTTTCTGTCCGAGCTCAATCAGCAGAGTATTGATAATTCTTAAATTAGGCGTCGTTTACAGAGAATTTGGTAAGTCATATCGTGTAATGGTGTATGATTTGTGTGGTTATAGATTAGATTTTTCGTGTTATGTGACTAAATGGACACACATGTATAGTTTTGGTACACATAGATAGTGTTGGTAGGGAGAAGCAGGAAATGAAGTCAGAGACAGATTGCTACTTCTGGACTAATGGAAAAGTTAGATTGAAGTCAACTTAGCCACTTCAAGCATACATACGcgcgcacacatatatattccaTAGTATGTGCTTATTTTTATCTCAGTTGGCCTTGTTTTAGTTTGATGTTGAGTTAATTGCTCTTATTCAATGTCATAGGGAATCTGGTGAGCCAAGCAGGAGAAAACCTTACTTACCTTCGGAAAAGCAGTTCTTGATCACTAGAAATGGTAAATAAATAGCATCAGTTTGGTTGGAATTATGTTTTTGATCTCAATTATTATAATTCTTTATCCTGGACTTGTCTGGTGATGCCGAGCAATTGGACTACATTTATGCACTTCCatttgcttttcattttctatttattaCTTGTGCTCTTTCACTGCTTGTTTTAGCTTCAGAACATAAATCAATTTCTGTTGTTACGAAAGTAAAAAAGTTGCAAATACTGGTATTTTTTATGCCTCAGTATGGAAATGGTGTCAGTTTTTCTGCCTTTTATGACATTAATCAATTTGAACTAGGTTGAATTTTAGAATCCACTTTAATTATTGGAATTGATTCTTAATTGACTACTATGAGTGCACAAAACGTTTGCTGTTCTTTTTCAGTTCCTTGTCTGCTAAGAGCTGTGTCCGTAGAAGAAGAATATGAAGCTGCCGGAGCTGAGGTCTTATTAGATAATGAGGATAATGATGGCTGGCTGGTTACTCATGGAAGACCAAAAGGTATGCTTCTCTTTAGTACTGAAAATCTTGTTCTTTATTGTGGAATTGCTAACTTTATGTCATGTATTGTCCAGAAACTAAATGTGATGAGAATGGCAACTTGCCTTCAATGGAAAGCCTGGAAATAAGCAAAAGAATTCTATTCAGTCGATCCCTACATGCTTTTggggtgaagaagaagaacatgtTCCTGATATGGCAGAGTATGAAGAACCTGACAATGTAATCGAAACAGATCCCATGGGTCCATACTATTCACTCTATCTCTTGGTGTTTTACTTCCATCTGTAAGTTCTGACCATTGTCTATTTGCAGGCTACACTTCAATCTACATATCTTGTGGCTCATGAACCAGATGATGACAATATTCAGTCGATCCCTACATACTTTGggggtgaagaagaagaagatattcCTGATATGGCAGAGTATGAAGAACCTGACAATGTAATCGAAACAGATCCCGTGAGTCCATACTATTCACTCTATCTTTTTGCATTTTACTTCCATCTGTAAGTTCTGATCATTGTCTATTTGCAGGCTACGCTTCAATCTACATATCTTGTGGCTCATGAACCAGATGATGACAATATTCTGCGGACTCGAACATATGATGTCAGCATCACGTAAGATGAACACTGATAAGTGATAATCCTCATAATCCTTTAAGTAAATATTGGTTTCATTTAATTCTTTACGTCATGACATACCAAATTTGCAACTTAGGCTGAGACTACTTTGCGATCTTTGATTAACAAGGAGAATTTACCTTTCATTTCATCCTTGCCTTCTGCCAGCTTTTCTATAAAGAAATTTATCCTCACCTtagtttgatgatgatggtttTTCATATGAACCAAGTGAAGTCCTTGGTTCTTATTTAAGCTATCATAACATGGTCTTTCTTTCATTAATTCCAGGTATGATAAATATTATCAAACTCCTCGTATATGGCTTACCGGATATGATGAGGTTTGTATTCCTGGGTTTCCCTTTGTGTCTCGTGTCTGTTATATGGCAGAGAATAAGCACTTTTAGAATCTGAGAGATGTTTGGTTGGTATGACAAAAAATTTCATACTAAACTATGTACTCTATATATAATTTGGCTTTGATAATGTGACTGACTTCCTTTTGTGGCTTTCCTCTGTTGCATGGAACAGTAAAAGCTTTTAGAAAAGGAGACCCTTTTGTATGATAAATGTTCATGCTGCTAAATAATGTAACTCTTTATTTCAATTGAAGAAGACTTGAATTAGATTAAACAATGTGAAGAAGTTATCTATGGTTAAACATAAATTTGAAAGGAAGCAtatcatcttcttttcttttttttgcaatatTCCTAATAGAATTTACATCTAAGAACCACCCAAAGCTGTGACGCATTTTAGAAAGAATGCTTTGTGCTTCAAGGTGTGGACCTCAGGAACGTCTGCCGTTATGATTCTGCATCAATAATTGAGTCTAATGACTGTTTTAGCCTGACTGCTGCTCGTAATGATTAAAGA
Proteins encoded in this region:
- the LOC119986232 gene encoding LOW QUALITY PROTEIN: autophagy-related protein 3 (The sequence of the model RefSeq protein was modified relative to this genomic sequence to represent the inferred CDS: inserted 2 bases in 1 codon; substituted 1 base at 1 genomic stop codon), with product MLRRGMVLSQKLHEAFKGMVERITGPRTVSAFKEKGVLSVSEFIIAGDNLVSKCPTWSWESGEPSRRKPYLPSEKQFLITRNVPCLLRAVSVEEEYEAAGAEVLLDNEDNDGWLVTHGRPKETKCDENGNLPSMESLEISKRILFNDDNIQSIPTYFGGEEEEDIPDMAEYEEPDNVIETDPATLQSTYLVAHEPDDDNILRTRTYDVSITYDKYYQTPRIWLTGYDESRMLLQPELVLEDVSQDHARKTVTIEDHPHLPGKHASVHPCXHGAVMXKIIVVLMSRGVGPVVDKYLFLFLKFVASVIPTIEYDYTMDFDLGSSSN